The Pectobacterium sp. A5351 genome contains the following window.
ACGCGCGGTCTGGAAGTTGACGTCCAGCAGCGTGATCCCCATGTTGTACGGACGAACGGTTTCTTCCAGTACGCGCTGGGTATCCGTACGCACAATAGTACGGCCTTCCGTCAAAATTTTGTCCATCGTGTACTTACCAATCACGCCGCGCAGCGCGCTGTCAGTTGCCTGACGCAGGCTGTCATCCGCATTGGTCACGCTGAACAGATATTGTTCTGGCTGCGTGACACGATACTGCACGTTCATTTCAACGCGCACGACGTTCTCGTCTGACGTCAACATCACGCCCGACGTCGCCAGTTCACGCACCGACTCGACGTTCACGGCGCGAACAGAGTCAATGAAGGTCGGTTTCCAGTTAAGGCCAGGCCCCACCAAATGGCTGAATTTACCAAAGCGCGTGACGACACCGCGTTCCGCTTCTTTAATGGTATAGAAACCCGTAGCAGCCCAGATGACAACCGCAGCGACGGCAGCGATACCGACGATCCGGCCACCCAGTGCTGGGCCGCCAGAATTTCCGCTGTTGCTTGAGCCAGAACCTTTTCCGCCACCCAGATCGCTGAGTTTTTTGCTCAGCTTACGGAAGATGTCGTCCAGATCCGGCGGCCCCTGATCTCGGCCACCTTTATTGTTATTTCCGCCAGAGTTGCCGCCATTATTGCTGCTGCTCCCCCACGGGTCGCGGTCTTGTCCGTTATTACCGGGCTGATTCCACGCCATGTTTTAGCTCCATTCTTTATGATAGGTGTTCTTCAGGTTCAATATCCCAGAGCCCGTCAGACTATTTCACCGTTCAGACTGCTTCTGCCAGTCAAATCAGACAATATAGTCCATCAGTTCCTGCTCTTTTTTGCAGAGGCGGCGCCAGTCAGCAATCGGCATACGAATAACCAAACCAATTTGCCCATCCTCTTCAATCCATTCTTTTTCTATTGCCTGAAGCTGGTAAAAACGACTACGCAAGCGTCCTGCCTGCGGGGGAAGATGCAAGGTATATTGCGCGATTTCCCCGGAAAGCCGCTCAGTCAATGCCTGAAATAGCAACGGAATACCGTCGCCGGTCTGCGCTGAAAGCCAGACCCGTACCGGTAGATTCTCTTCGTTGCGATCGATACGCGGAACGAAATCATCCAGCATATCAATCTTGTTCATTACCAACAGCGCAGGTATTTCATCCGCCTCGATTTCCGTCAGCACGTCGTTAACCGCCTCAATGTTCTCGTCAAGACGAGGATCGGCAGCATCAACAACGTGCAACAGCAGCGAGGCCTGACGTGTTTCCTGTAGTGTAGCCTTAAACGCAGCCACCAAATCATGGGGCAACTGACGGATAAAACCTACGGTATCCGCCAGCACCGTATCACCAACATCATCCACTTCAATGCGGCGCAATGTGGGATCCAGTGTGGCAAATAACTGATCGGCAGCATAGACGCCCGCCGATGTAATCTTGTTAAACAGCGTGGATTTACCCGCATTGGTATAGCCCACCAGCGAAACGGTGGGGACATCGGCACGAACCCGCGAGCGCCGCCCCTGTTCACGCTGTTTTTCTACCCGCTCAAGACGCGACAGTATCTGAGTGATACGGTTACGCAATAAACGACGGTCGGTTTCAAGCTGGGTTTCACCCGGGCCACGCAAACCGATACCGCCTTTCTGACGCTCAAGGTGCGTCCAGCCGCGAACCAATCGGGTCGCAAGGTGGCGCAGCTGTGCCAGTTCTACCTGTAATTTCCCCTCGTGCGTACGCGCACGCTGGGCAAAAATATCTAAAATCAGTCCGGTACGGTCAATCACCCGGCACTCGCACAAACGCTCCAGGTTACGTTCCTGAGCTGGCGTCAACGCATGATCAAACAGCACGACAAACGCGCCGGTTTCTTTTACTGCCTGAGCAATTTCTTCTGCTTTGCCTTCCCCGACAAAATACTTGGGGTGAGGAGCCTTACGGCTACCAGTAACCACCTGCAAGGATTCAATACCGGCAGAAGAAACCAGAGATTCGAACTCCAGCAGATCTTCCGTATCTTTATCTTGCGAGAAGTAAATATGAACTAATATGGCCCGTTCACCTGATTCATAACGGTCAAACAAGCGAGTAACCTCTCAAACGAGCAAAAAACACCACAGCGAAGGAGCCGAGCGATGCGTCCAGCTCTCCCGCGCCGTGGTGAATTGACAATACGCCTTATTCGGCGTCATCAGCGTCCTGCGACTGCTGCGAAGCCGCCGTGTTGTTACCGTGATAATTGCTGCTGCCGCCGCCTGGATTGTTGCTATGGTGAGATACAGGACGAGAGGGAACAACTGTAGAGATGGCATGCTTATAAACCATCTGACTTACCGTGTTTTTCAACAAAATCACGAACTGATCGAAAGATTCGATCTGACCTTGCAGCTTAATACCGTTCACCAAATAAATCGAAACCGGAACACGTTCACGACGCAAAGCGTTCAAGAACGGATCTTGCAAAGATTGCCCCTTAGCCATTCTATATTTTCCTTATTTGTATGTTGTTTGTAACAAAGAACCCTATGGTTCTAAAATAACGGTGTAAAAAACTTGCACGCTGAGACTCACCGATTGTACACAATCACTCAACCTATGCACTAACAAACCTATGCCTTAATGACCTGCATAACGTTGTCCAGTGCTTCAGTCGGCTTTTCGCTATCCAGCCGGTAGACATCATCCCAACCGCGTAGCCAGGTCATTTGCCGCTTCGCGAGCTGACGCGTCGCACAAATACCCCGATAAACCATCTCATCGTAATCAATTTCACCGGATAAATATGACCACATCTGGCGATAACCCACGCAACGAATAGAGGGCATATCCGTATGCAGGTCGTGCCGGGCAAACAATGTCCGGGCTTCTGTCTCAAACCCCGCCGCCAACATCTGGTGAAAACGCTGTTCAATTCGCTGATGCAACAATTCACGCGTCGCCGGGGCGATAGCAAACTGATGAACCTGATAGGGCAGCGCGTCGCCAGACGTTTTTGTCAGTTCAGTTAAAGTGTTACCTGAAACGAAAAAAACTTCCAGTGCTCGCGAGAGTCTCTGCGGATCATTTGGATGAATCCGAATTGCTGCTACCGGATCGATCTCACTGAGCTGCCGATGCATCGCTTCCCAGCCGATTTCTTGTGCCTGCTCTTCAATGCGCTGGCGCACTGCGGCATCGGCTGGCGGCAGAGGAGAAAGCCCCTCCAATAGCGCCTTGAAATACAGCATCGTCCCCCCGACTAAAAGGGGAATGCGCCCGGCGGCGGTAATGTCTGCCATCTCACGTAGCGCATCGCGGCGAAAATCGGCCGCAGAATAAGATTCCGCCGGGTCGAGAATGTCGATTAACCGATGCGGTGCCAGTGCCAGCTCTTCCGCACTCGGTTTCGCTGTCCCGATATCCATACCTTTATAGATGAGGGCGGAATCGACGCTAATCAACTCTACTGGCAAATATTCTCGTAACGCCATTGCCAGTGCCGTTTTTCCTGACGCCGTTGGCCCCATGATAAAAATGGCGGGCGGCAACGGCGCGTTTTCTACATCACTCATGCTTTAAAGCCTTGATGGCATCATCAATGTCCATCATATATAAAAGTTCAGACGGCGGCGCTTTCGCCAGTTGCGGACAAAGCCGCTCGACATCCGCCAGTAATTGTATGGCCTGAGAATGGCTCCAGCTTTCCTGCTCGCTCTGCAATCGCGTTGCCATCCACGATGCCAATTCGCCAGGTTCCACCTGCTGTGTCTCAACCGTCTGATAGTCGGCCAGATAGCCTATCAGTTCAGAGATCAAGTTTTGTAAATTTTGTTGGCGCAATGGTAAAGGTACGGCACGCAATGTGGCACGCTGTGACTCAACAAGTACATCAATACCAAAACGCGTCAGCAAGGCGTGATGGGCAGACAAAACGTTCAGTTCAGATTTACTCAGCGTCAGGCGCTGCGGAATCAGCAACGGCTGCGCCCGCAATCCCTCTTCCGACGGCGTCAACTGCACCGCTTTCAGATAACGTTCAGCAACGGAAAGCGACAGCATCGCCAAACCCTTATGGTACTCCAACAGCGCGTAGCACGGTGGATAAACCGTCAACACTCGCCCAAAGCCGTTCGATTGGCTTTCCAGCGGCGATTCGGCCGGCGCACGTTGCTTATTATTGCTGGCTGCCGTGTCCGCGGCGTTTCGGTTTGGCGGTGCGTCATGCGATACCGTGGATGAAACAACCCTATCCGACGACATCACGTGATTCGACGGTACAGAAATACGCTCATCAGACGGCGGCGGTACATTTGCTGCGTTATCCGTCGGTTGCAGCAGCGCCTTATACAGATCGCCCTGCTTTTTCTGGTATGGGTTCTCCGGCTGATAGCCGGAATAGGCAGATTCCCGCGCCTGACCGGCATGACCCGCGCGCGGCGTTTTCCCGCCATACGATGGAGCGTTATCGGTACGTGACGGCTGAGCAAAGTGATTTTCGCCAGCGGCGGTGCGGTTTTCCTGCTGCCATTGCACGGATTTCCCGGTTTCTGGCTCCGTCATACCAAGCCCCGGCGCGGAGGCCTGTTGCAGAACGGACATCACCGCCTGATAGATAAAGTCATGCACCAGGCGAGCCTGATGGAACCGAACCTCATGCTTGGCAGGATGCACATTCACATCAACCTGATGCGGGTCGATCTCCAGATACAGCACATAGGCGGGCTGCTGATCGTCACTAAGCTGATCTTGATAAGCCTGTCGGATGGCGTGATTGATGAGCCGATCGCGCATCATGCGCTGGTTCACGTAGCAATACTGCATATCAGGCAGCTGTTTCGCGCCAACCGGATCGGCCACCCAGCCATGAATGGTGAGATCGCCGTGTTGCCATGACACCGCCAGCGCATGTTGCAGGAAAGTCGCACCGCAGATGCTGCCCAACCGGCGTTCGTACTGGCTTTTATCCGGTGCCGCACGGTACTGCCGCATCAGCTTACCGTTATGATGCAGCGTAATGGCGACATCGAAACGCGCCAGCGCAATGCGGCGCACCACCTCATCAATATGCGTGAATTCGGTTTTTTCGGTACGCATAAATTTACGGCGGGCGGGCGTGTTATAAAACAGATCCAGTACTTCCAGCGTGGTGCCCACAGGGTGGGCCGCGGGTTTGACCGTCACCGCCATGTCACGCCCTTCGGCGTAGGCCTGCCAGGCTTCGGATTGTTCGGCGGTGCGTGATGTCAGGGTTAAGCGGGAGACAGAACTGATACTCGCCAGCGCTTCGCCGCGAAACCCCATACTGACGATCGCTTCCAGATCGTCAAGCGTCGAGATTTTGCTGGTCGCATGGCGCGCCAGCGCCAGAGTTAATTCATCC
Protein-coding sequences here:
- the hflK gene encoding FtsH protease activity modulator HflK, which gives rise to MAWNQPGNNGQDRDPWGSSSNNGGNSGGNNNKGGRDQGPPDLDDIFRKLSKKLSDLGGGKGSGSSNSGNSGGPALGGRIVGIAAVAAVVIWAATGFYTIKEAERGVVTRFGKFSHLVGPGLNWKPTFIDSVRAVNVESVRELATSGVMLTSDENVVRVEMNVQYRVTQPEQYLFSVTNADDSLRQATDSALRGVIGKYTMDKILTEGRTIVRTDTQRVLEETVRPYNMGITLLDVNFQTARPPEEVKAAFDDAIAARENEQQYIREAEAYANEVQPRANGQAQRILEESRAYKTRTVLEAQGEVARFARVLPEYKAAPEITRERLYIETMERVLSHTRKVLVNDKGGNLMVLPLDQMLRGQGSDNTQSNNSSSANPLRLPGNSSGATNSNQTRSSNNGNIMDQRRANAQRDDFTRVGRE
- the hflX gene encoding ribosome rescue GTPase HflX codes for the protein MFDRYESGERAILVHIYFSQDKDTEDLLEFESLVSSAGIESLQVVTGSRKAPHPKYFVGEGKAEEIAQAVKETGAFVVLFDHALTPAQERNLERLCECRVIDRTGLILDIFAQRARTHEGKLQVELAQLRHLATRLVRGWTHLERQKGGIGLRGPGETQLETDRRLLRNRITQILSRLERVEKQREQGRRSRVRADVPTVSLVGYTNAGKSTLFNKITSAGVYAADQLFATLDPTLRRIEVDDVGDTVLADTVGFIRQLPHDLVAAFKATLQETRQASLLLHVVDAADPRLDENIEAVNDVLTEIEADEIPALLVMNKIDMLDDFVPRIDRNEENLPVRVWLSAQTGDGIPLLFQALTERLSGEIAQYTLHLPPQAGRLRSRFYQLQAIEKEWIEEDGQIGLVIRMPIADWRRLCKKEQELMDYIV
- the hfq gene encoding RNA chaperone Hfq, which encodes MAKGQSLQDPFLNALRRERVPVSIYLVNGIKLQGQIESFDQFVILLKNTVSQMVYKHAISTVVPSRPVSHHSNNPGGGSSNYHGNNTAASQQSQDADDAE
- the miaA gene encoding tRNA (adenosine(37)-N6)-dimethylallyltransferase MiaA; the protein is MSDVENAPLPPAIFIMGPTASGKTALAMALREYLPVELISVDSALIYKGMDIGTAKPSAEELALAPHRLIDILDPAESYSAADFRRDALREMADITAAGRIPLLVGGTMLYFKALLEGLSPLPPADAAVRQRIEEQAQEIGWEAMHRQLSEIDPVAAIRIHPNDPQRLSRALEVFFVSGNTLTELTKTSGDALPYQVHQFAIAPATRELLHQRIEQRFHQMLAAGFETEARTLFARHDLHTDMPSIRCVGYRQMWSYLSGEIDYDEMVYRGICATRQLAKRQMTWLRGWDDVYRLDSEKPTEALDNVMQVIKA
- the mutL gene encoding DNA mismatch repair endonuclease MutL, whose protein sequence is MPIQVLPPQLANQIAAGEVVERPASVVKELVENSLDAGATRIDIDIERGGAKLIRIRDNGSGIGKDELTLALARHATSKISTLDDLEAIVSMGFRGEALASISSVSRLTLTSRTAEQSEAWQAYAEGRDMAVTVKPAAHPVGTTLEVLDLFYNTPARRKFMRTEKTEFTHIDEVVRRIALARFDVAITLHHNGKLMRQYRAAPDKSQYERRLGSICGATFLQHALAVSWQHGDLTIHGWVADPVGAKQLPDMQYCYVNQRMMRDRLINHAIRQAYQDQLSDDQQPAYVLYLEIDPHQVDVNVHPAKHEVRFHQARLVHDFIYQAVMSVLQQASAPGLGMTEPETGKSVQWQQENRTAAGENHFAQPSRTDNAPSYGGKTPRAGHAGQARESAYSGYQPENPYQKKQGDLYKALLQPTDNAANVPPPSDERISVPSNHVMSSDRVVSSTVSHDAPPNRNAADTAASNNKQRAPAESPLESQSNGFGRVLTVYPPCYALLEYHKGLAMLSLSVAERYLKAVQLTPSEEGLRAQPLLIPQRLTLSKSELNVLSAHHALLTRFGIDVLVESQRATLRAVPLPLRQQNLQNLISELIGYLADYQTVETQQVEPGELASWMATRLQSEQESWSHSQAIQLLADVERLCPQLAKAPPSELLYMMDIDDAIKALKHE